Genomic segment of Gigantopelta aegis isolate Gae_Host chromosome 10, Gae_host_genome, whole genome shotgun sequence:
ATCGCTCAGGCCAACGACCTCGTACTCCTGCCCTCCGATGAGTATTACAGTGTTAGTTCTGACAGtgaggggagggagagacacCCCCCAGGAAAGGAGGACTCTAAGGGCAGACTCTCTGCATCATACTCTGAACAGGGACTGTTCTTCACGTCTAATGGAGACAACATCAGCAGCAAGCTCGTCCAGGAGTTGATGAGAGTCTTCGATAAAATATCTGAGAATGGAGATCTCTTTTATGAGAGATATGTTGAAAAGAGGAAAATGTTGGGGAAAAAaggtaatacatgtaattatgttattgttttaaatggttTTTGTCTTGGTGAGATTAGGTAATACTTTTCTGATGGTGGGGATGGACTAATCAaccttttttgtaatttatgttCATTGAATAGTATGGCAATGGAgacctggtcatcatctaggagcagccagtcatatgtctttaaattgttatcacacgtatgtgtgtttgtatgtgttatcaCAAATAATGAATGTAGTTCACAACCATGGGTTtgtaagaaaattaaatatgcaaTGATATGTGTCAGGCATAAATTATTCCAGAGCACTTCAGAATTCAAGGGAAGGCCCTCAGCTGCTTACACCCCCAACAATATGCTTGGATCCACACCTTGGCCTGGATAtttcatgaatataattaatactGTACAATTTGCATTACAATGAAGCTTCTTTGATTCCTTTCAGtttataaaatgttactttTTGTTCTTTATAGATGGAAATATGTCTCTGGATGGCGACCCTGGATCAGAGCAGTCATATTTATCTTACGGAGAATTCAtagacaaatgttttaatgactaCATGGAAACGTGCAATGATTCGCCTTACATGGAACagattaagaaagcatttaacaACTATGTATTTTATTTGGAGTGTATTGACTGTGGTTGTAAATCGCTGTACAATCTTTCACTCGAGGGATGGGGGAAGTATTCAGTCCTCGAGGGAAGTTACAACACCGAAGTCAAACAAGGATTCTCCAGTGTTCTCAACATTTACTTGAATGACATACCTTCTGATATCATACATTTGTCAAAACCGGTTGCTTGTGTACAGTGGAAACACTGTGGTGATGCTTTAGAAGCAGCCAATGACAGTTCGCAAAGTAAAAATCCAACCTCAGATGCTGTTGATGTGAATCCTAACAAAAGTGAAGAAGGTTTTAATGCCAATCAAAACACAAAAGCTAGAAAGCCAAAATTAGATGGTGGTGATGCCTGTCCAAACCCAAGAACTGAGGAACAAAACTCTAAAGGTGCTGATCTCAATTCAAATACACTAGGAAGCAAGAAGCTGGCAGATGGTGATGCCAAACTGAACCCAAGATTTGGAAAGCCAAGAGCAGTGATTCGGTGTGATGATGGAACAAGTTACGAGGCTGATCATGTCATAGTGACATCATCTCTTGGATTCCTGAAGTCTAACCATCTGACCTTCTTCCAGCCCCGTCTCCCAGCAACCAGGCAGTCGGTGATTGAACACGCAGGCTTCGGAACTGTCAATAAAGTCTTCTTGGTGTGGAACCAGCCTTTCTGGAGCAAGGATGATGGGTTCACTGGCTATCAGTTTCTGTGGTTGGACAACATCCCTGTTCACGTTCCTTCAGCTAAGAGTCAGCTCAGAACATCGGTTTGTAGCTCTTTTCTTAGTTTACGGTATTCTGTTTGGATGCCTTAAACTTTTATATTTCTATTTACAACAGCAACAtacactgtccaggacagtggcttaatggttagttgttaatagtaatattacttatttacttaATCCCCTTCGTGCTGAGAAGTCCATAAGGCTGTAACAAGAGATCGCCACTGCTGCCTGTCTTTTGCCAGCTTCTCCAGCAGCCCCCAGCTCAGACTGCCCTCTCAGATTTCTTTCTCTACTGTCCTCCATGTTTCTTTCGGTCTTCCCCATTTCTTTTTTCCAGTTGGGGTCCATCGGAGTGCCACTCTTGGTAGGGCTGTTTGAGGCATTCTAATGACATGGCCAATCCACCGTCATCTTCAGTGCTTGTTCTCCAATACCAATGACTGTGTGGAGGTTTGTTTATCGAGTTCTTCGTTGGTTATGATGTTGTTCCAGAAGATATTCAAATTCCTGCGAAGGTACCGATTTCGAAAGACCTCCAACTTCTGACCGATGGTCTTGGTTATTTTCCAGGATTCTGCTCCATACAGTAGAGTGCTTAAGACAATGCTTTTAAAAAGCCATACCTTTGTCTTCAAACTAATCTTGGTTGCTTTCCAGATGTTTCAGAACAATGCAAAGGTCTAGCTTGCCTTGGAGATTCTTGAGTGGATTTCTGCTTCACTATTTCCATTGGCTGTCATCTTAGAGCCAAGGTAGGTGAAGTCATCAACTTCTGCAACTTTGTCACCATGAAGGATGATGGATTCATTGGACTTGGTGTTCAT
This window contains:
- the LOC121383831 gene encoding peroxisomal N(1)-acetyl-spermine/spermidine oxidase-like, which produces MAKTTANDIQKPSLTPRIVIIGAGIASLSAARVLHQSGFHDVQVLEALDRVGGRINTVTCEKGIIDMGAQFIHGHKDNIIYNIAQANDLVLLPSDEYYSVSSDSEGRERHPPGKEDSKGRLSASYSEQGLFFTSNGDNISSKLVQELMRVFDKISENGDLFYERYVEKRKMLGKKDGNMSLDGDPGSEQSYLSYGEFIDKCFNDYMETCNDSPYMEQIKKAFNNYVFYLECIDCGCKSLYNLSLEGWGKYSVLEGSYNTEVKQGFSSVLNIYLNDIPSDIIHLSKPVACVQWKHCGDALEAANDSSQSKNPTSDAVDVNPNKSEEGFNANQNTKARKPKLDGGDACPNPRTEEQNSKGADLNSNTLGSKKLADGDAKLNPRFGKPRAVIRCDDGTSYEADHVIVTSSLGFLKSNHLTFFQPRLPATRQSVIEHAGFGTVNKVFLVWNQPFWSKDDGFTGYQFLWLDNIPVHVPSAKSQLRTSDLSHGEDVISARHSFPKSSFISAVIPSAPDAFPFSIALMAFFTSVSVGGSIFMSRSWSASGISARQFGSALFSMLWKDLGSTPLAPSRISRTAILRAANLFLDSEAMLKVGRYLYFPFTDPVLLFAGEAYSSRHFSSAHGAVQTGEDAARTILNMYNK